A stretch of the Chelonoidis abingdonii isolate Lonesome George chromosome 11, CheloAbing_2.0, whole genome shotgun sequence genome encodes the following:
- the TJP3 gene encoding tight junction protein ZO-3, whose protein sequence is MEEMVIWEQHTVTLSKDPRRGFGIAISGGRDRPSGLAGDPSVVVSDVVPGGPADGRLQMRDHIVMVNGLSMENVSSSFAIQTLKTCGKLANITVKRPKKIQLPVTKTSQPLSSDSLHSPNTVRYDSDEEYGDQGDEPSPRSTGKGYRYDSYNRSRPQDDADYSRGYDGDSSSERSSGHSRVKGDNRRQASRSRRRSQDSGSERQSYHRQHSTNGYGHEEDANGLALVSGFKRLPRQEIPMKPIRSVLVKQKEGDEYGLKLGSQIFIKHITETGLAAKDSSLQEGDLILKINGVTSENMSLADTRRLIERSEGTLRLLVFRDNRQFLVNIPQVRDSDSDSSRLDDISDIGSELSDPPPAQSPQRAPEASRMNSLSEGKQLRREPAVTVQENDAPVPDPQEPAEESGSSISHGHRAARASDEDGYSPDTKIVRFVKAKSIGLRLAGGNDVGIFVAGVQEGSPAAGQGIKEGDQVLQVNDTSFQSLTREDAVQYLLSLPPGEEVVLLTQGKQDIYRKMLQSNVGDSFHIRTHFDFEKDTPSGLSFTRGEVFHVLDTMYHGRLGSWLAVRLGRDLQELDKGIIPNRSRAEQFASLESVLKATSVSSSSGARAEFWKLRGLRGAKKNLRKSREDLSALTKQGHYPPYERVVLREASFRRPVVILGPISDIAMEKLSVELPDEFEMAQSVAREVGSAKVIKLTRCGRSLRRDKHALLDITPSAVERLNYVQYYPVVVFCEPDSRQGIKAMRQWLAPDSRKSSRRLYAQALKLKKNYSYLFTATISLSGSTSAWYQSLQEIIRTQQARPIWTAEEQVDTSPEEGLDLLNQQRAASMGDLTCDSRANSDYEDTDGEGGPYTDNELEDDYAQPALARSSEPVDPDEPQNPDERVAVSLAYAPPRDGDQQPQGQWRQDYSSIREYEHSALKKKFTQARAYDSDEDEGYDWGPATDL, encoded by the exons ATGGAGGAGATGGTCATCTGGGAGCAGCACACTGTGACGCTGAGCAAG GACCCTCGAAGGGGCTTTGGCATCGCCATCTCAGGAGGCAGGGACCGTCCCAGCGGCTTGGCTGGGGACCCCTCTGTCGTTGTCTCAGATGTGGTACCCGGCGGCCCAGCTGATGGCAGGCTCCA GATGAGAGATCACATTGTGATGGTGAACGGCCTTTCCATGGAGAACGTGTCCTCCTCCTTCGCCATCCAGACGCTCAAAACCTGTGGCAAGTTAGCCAACATC ACAGTGAAGAGACCAAAGAAAATTCAGCTTCCTGTAACCAAAACCAGCCAGCCACTGTCCAGCGACTCCTTGCACTCTCCCAACACCGTCCGATACGATTCTGATGAGGAGTACGGGGACCAGGGAGATGAGCCATCGCCGCGAAGCACCGGGAAAGGATACCGGTACGACAGTTACAACAGGAGCCGGCCTCAGGATGACGCGGATTACAGTAGAGGCTACGATGGAGACTCCTCCAGTGAGAGGAGCTCCGGCCACTCTCGGGTGAAAGGTGACAATCGAAGGCAGGCGTCCAGAAGCAGAAGGCGGAGCCAAGACAGCGGCTCTGAAAGGCAGAGTTACCATAGACAACACTCCACCAATGGCTATGGCCACGAAGAGGATGCCAATGGGCTTGCGCTAGTGTCTGGGTTCAAGAGGCTGCCGCGCCAGGAGATTCCAATGAAACCCATCCGCTCGGTTCTGGTGAAGCAGAAAGAAGGCGATG AATACGGCTTGAAGCTGGGAAGCCAGATCTTTATCAAACACATAACAGAGACAGGCTTGGCTGCCAAGGACAGCTCGCTGCAGGAGGGGGACCTCATTTTAAAG ATTAATGGTGTCACCAGCGAGAACATGTCTCTGGCTGACACCCGCAGGCTGATTGAAAGGTCAGAGGGGACGCTGAGGCTGCTCGTGTTCCGGGACAACCGGCAGTTCCTGGTCAACATCCCCCAAGTGAGAGACAGCGACAGCGACAGCTCGCGGCTGGATG ACATCTCTGACATTGGTTCCGAACTGTCCGACCcgcccccagcacagagcccccagcGGGCCCCCGAGGCCTCCAGGATGAACTCGCTATC GGAGGGGAAACAGCTCCGCAGGGAGCCGGCAGTGACTGTACAGGAGAACGATGCTCCTGTCCCAG ATCCCCAGGAGCCCGCTGAGGAGAGTGGCTCCAGCATCTCTCATGGCCACCGTGCAGCCAGAGCCAGCGACGAGGATGG GTACAGCCCGGACACCAAGATCGTGCgctttgtgaaggccaagagcaTCGGGCTGCGGCTGGCTGGCGGCAATGACGTGGGCATCTTTGTGGCAGGCGTGCAGGAGGGGAGCCCTGCGGCCGGCCAGGGGATCAAAGAGGGAGACCAGGTTCTGCAG GTGAATGATACCAGCTTCCAGAGCCTGACCCGGGAGGATGCCGTGCAGTACCTGCTGTCCCTGCCGCCAGGCGAGGAGGTCGTTCTGCTGACCCAGGGCAAGCAGGACA TCTACAGGAAGATGCTTCAGTCCAATGTGGGGGACTCGTTCCACATCCGCACGCACTTCGACTTCGAGAAGGACACACCCTCCGGGCTGAGCTTCACGCGGGGCGAGGTCTTCCATGTGCTGGACACCATGTACCacggcaggctgggcagctggCTGGCCGTGCGCCTGGGCAGGGACCTGCAGGAACTGGACAAGGGAATCATCCCCAACAGGAGCAG GGCTGAGCAGTTTGCCAGCTTGGAGTCCGTCCTGAAGGCCACCTCGGTCAGCAGCTCCTCCGGGGCCCGGGCCGAGTTCTGGAAGCTGCGGGGCCTGCGGGGGGCCAAGAAGAACCTGCGGAAAAGCCGCGAGGACCTGTCAGCTCTCACCAAGCAGGGTCACTATCCACCCTACGAGAGGGTGGTGCTGCGGGAAG ccagctTCAGGAGGCCAGTTGTGATCCTGGGGCCCATCTCTGACATCGCCATGGAGAAGCTGAGTGTGGAGCTGCCTGACGAGTTTGAAATGGCCC AGAGCGTGGCCCGCGAGGTAGGGTCGGCCAAGGTCATCAAACTGACACGGTGCGGCAGATCGCTGAGAAGA GACAAGCACGCGCTGCTGGACATCACACCGTCAGCCGTGGAGCGGCTCAACTACGTACAGTACTACCCAGTGGTGGTGTTCTGCGAGCCCGACAGCCGGCAGGGCATCAAGGCCATGCGCCAGTGGCTCGCCCCCGACTCCAGGAAGAGCTCCCGCCGCCTCTATGCGCAGGCCCTCAAGTTGAAGAAGAACTACAGCTACCTCTTCACggccaccatcagcctcagcggAAGCACCAGCGCCTGGTACCAGAGCCTCCAGGAGATCATCCGCACCCAGCAGGCCAGGCCTATCTGGACAGCAGAGGAGCAG GTGGACACCTCCCCAGAGGAGGGCCTGGACCTGCTCAACCAGCAGCGTGCTGCCAGCATGGGGGACCTCACCTGCGACAGCCGCGCCAACAGCGACTATGAGGACACAGACGGCGAAGGGGGGCCCTACACGGACAACGAGCTGGAGGACGACTAtgcccagccagccctggcccGGTCCTCGGAGCCGGTGGACCCAGACGAGCCCCAGAACCCAGACGAGCGTGTGGCGGTCTCTCTGGCCTACGCCCCCCCACGG GATGGAGACCAGCAGCCTCAGGGCCAGTGGAGACAGGATTACAGCAGCATCAG